A window of Tripterygium wilfordii isolate XIE 37 chromosome 7, ASM1340144v1, whole genome shotgun sequence contains these coding sequences:
- the LOC120001740 gene encoding 5' exonuclease Apollo, translated as MPVEMPRGLPFSVDTWTPSSKMKRHHFLTHAHKDHSSGIITHSSYPIYCTDLTKAFLLQQYPQLDGSMFVGIEVGRSVVIDDPDGKFTLTSFDANHCPGAVMFLFEGGFGTILHTGDCRLTPECIQCLPEKYIGKKGKDPRCRLDYVFLDCTFGKSSQKFPSKHAAVRQVINCIWKNPDAPVVYLTCDLLGQEEILVNVAQTFGSKIYVDKNTNAECFQALTLTFPEILSQDPCSRFQLFEGFPKLYERAAAKLAEARADSKPEPLILRPSAQWYVCEEENLPTESQRIVKFSEAVRDQFGVWHVCYSMHSSKEELEWALQILAPKWVVSTTPTCRAMELNYVKKHCFVSRLASDDPMWKLLDIKVEVSPDDVSVKDADCFPLDVEPTQHSAESLTQPAKISCSPKKLASLSPPSKRSPVTLFGRARLAFLDSNLPNGEKRFASTEDESLSIVTNELEQDFSFQQEDRELKHENQLEDKVQIDVISAQLEKSEEKEICKGSSGSAAESSKGFNESLRKLYRSRNVPVPQPLPSLVALMNANKRARRIF; from the exons ATGCCTGTAGAAATGCCGAGAGGTCTTCCCTTCTCTGTAGACACATGGACGCCGTCATCGAAGATGAAGAGGCACCATTTCTTGACGCATGCGCATAAAGATCACTCCTCCGGTATTATCACCCATTCATCGTACCCAATTTACTGCACTGATCTCACCAAAGCATTTCTACTCCAACAATACCCCCAG CTTGATGGTTCgatgtttgtgggtattgagGTGGGGCGGTCTGTTGTTATCGACGACCCAGATGGAAAATTCACTCTTACCAGCTTTGATGCGAATCACTGCCCTG GGGCTGTAATGTTCTTATTTGAAGGTGGTTTTGGTACCATCCTGCACACGGGAGATTGTAGACTTACCCCGGAATGTATACAATGTTTACCTGAGAAGTATAttggaaagaaaggaaaggaTCCTAGGTGTCGGCTTGATTATGTTTTTCTGGACTGCACATTTGGGAAATCCTCTCAAAAATTCCCAAGCAAGCACGCTGCAGTGCGACAG GTTATCAATTGTATATGGAAAAATCCTGATGCTCCTGTGGTGTATCTTACCTGTGATCTTCTTGGTCAAGAGGAGATATTGGTAAATGTGGCTCAAACATTCGGCTCCAAGATATATGTTGATAAAAATACTAATGCTGAATGTTTCCAAGCTCTGACACTCACTTTTCCTGAAATCCTATCTCAAGATCCATGTTCCCGTTTCCAGTTGTTTGAGGGGTTCCCAAAACTATATGAAAGAGCAGCTGCAAAGCTTGCGGAGGCCAGGGCTGattccaagcccgagcctctcATTCTTCGTCCTTCAGCACAGTGGTACGTCTGTGAAGAAGAAAATTTGCCGACTGAAAGTCAAAGAATAGTGAAATTTAGTGAAGCAGTAAGGGACCAATTTGGTGTTTGGCATGTCTGCTACTCAATGCACTCATCCAAGGAAGAACTAGAGTGGGCCCTGCAAATTCTTGCGCCAAAATGGGTGGTATCAACAACTCCCACATGCCGAGCTATGGAGCTAAACTATGTTAAGAAGCACTGCTTTGTCAGTCGATTAGCTTCTGATGATCCTATGTGGAAGCTTTTAGACATTAAAGTTGAAGTTTCTCCCGATGATGTATCAGTCAAAGATGCAGATTGCTTTCCCCTAGATGTAGAGCCTACCCAACATTCTGCTGAATCTCTGACACAACCTGCAAAGATTTCCTGTAGTCCCAAAAAACTCGCGAGTTTGTCTCCACCAAGCAAAAGATCACCTGTGACCTTATTTGGTAGAGCAAGACTTGCCTTCCTAGATTCCAATCTTCCAAATGGAGAGAAAAGATTTGCCTCAACTGAAGATGAATCTTTGTCAATCGTTACCAATGAGTTGGAGCAAGATTTCTCATTTCAGCAGGAGGATCGTGAATTGAAACATGAGAATCAATTGGAGGACAAGGTGCAAATAGATGTCATTTCAGCACAACTTGAGAAGTCCGAGGAGAAAGAAATTTGCAAAGGTTCTTCAGGCTCCGCTGCTGAATCATCAAAGGGCTTCAACGAAAGTTTGAGAAAATTGTACAGGTCAAGGAATGTGCCTGTGCCTCAGCCTCTTCCATCCTTGGTTGCACTTATGAATGCCAATAAACGTGCCAGGAGGATATTTTAG
- the LOC120001739 gene encoding mitogen-activated protein kinase kinase kinase 3-like, with translation MPAWWPRKSSKSKEETQQNPHGKFADLSANKTDVNNYSSDSNKRKGFKGDKPRSFDEGSRNSPRGSKDFGLETAGSSGFSGFGSDSVERRGHPLPRPSSIQSDHGAVSGSVSSVSSSGSSEDHPVVSYQAAQLVGYRGQGEIKFNIGSRSPGPASRGATSPTSPLNPRLGGTSLESPTRRSEDGRSQGHPLPLPPGSPTSPSALPTTRSGGVTENAPCSLSKWKKGRLLGRGTFGHVYLGFNSENGQMCAIKEVRVVSDDQTSKECLKQLNQEINLLNQLSHPNIVRYHGSELGEEALSVYLEYVSGGSIHKLLEEYGAFKEPVIQNYTRQIVSGLAYLHGRNTVHRDIKGANILVDPNGEIKLADFGMAKHITSCSSMLSFKGSPYWMAPEVVMNTNGYSLAVDIWSLGCTILEMATSKPPWSQYEGVAAIFKIGNSKDMPDIPDYLSNDAKSFVKLCLQRDPSARPTAAQLLDHSFIRDQATTGVANISITREAFPHNFDGSRTPPILELHSQRPSITSDVEYASRPMVTTRLMNNPRDNVRTITSLPVSPCSSPLRQYGPAHKSCFLSPPHPTFPLVGGQSSYNINDYSAYPVRPNSRYAHDPWFDNSLLKAQTPGASPRARHIL, from the exons ATGCCTGCTTGGTGGCCGAGAAAATCGAGCAAGAGCAAAGAAGAAACCCAGCAAAACCCACATGGAAAATTTGCTGATTTGTCTGCAAACAAGACTGATGTGAATAACTACAGCAGCGATAGCAATAAGAGGAAAGGCTTTAAAGGAGATAAGCCGAGGAGTTTCGATGAAGGGTCGCGAAATTCTCCTCGTGGAAGCAAGGACTTTGGCCTGGAGACTGCTGGGTCATCCGGGTTTTCAGGATTTGGCTCGGATTCAGTGGAGAGGAGAGGGCATCCCCTGCCTCGGCCTTCATCGATCCAGAGTGATCATGGAGCTGTGTCGGGTTCGGTCTCCAGTGTAAGCTCTTCCGGGTCATCCGAGGATCATCCTGTAGTGAGTTATCAGGCAGCTCAGTTGGTTGGTTACAG AGGACAAGGGGAGATCAAGTTCAACATTGGATCAAGGAGTCCTGGCCCTGCATCAAGAGGGGCCACAAGTCCCACGTCACCTCTTAATCCTCGTTTGGGTGGCACGAGCCTTGAATCTCCAACTCGTAGGTCGGAAGATGGGAGAAGTCAAGGTCACCCATTGCCTCTTCCACCAGGTTCTCCTACAAGCCCTTCTGCCTTGCCAACCACAAGAAGTGGAGGAGTCACAGAAAATGCACCTTGTTCTTTGTCAAAATGGAAGAAAGGGAGGCTCCTTGGAAGGGGGACATTTGGCCATGTTTACCTTGGATTTAACAG TGAAAATGGGCAGATGTGTGCTATAAAAGAAGTGAGGGTCGTTTCTGATGATCAGACATCAAAAGAATGCCTAAAGCAATTGAACCAG GAGATAAATTTGCTTAATCAACTGTCGCATCCCAACATTGTTCGGTACCATGGAAGTGAACTG GGTGAAGAAGCGCTCTCTGTTTATTTGGAATATGTTTCTGGTGGCTCAATCCACAAGTTACTTGAAGAATATGGTGCCTTTAAGGAGCCTGTTATTCAGAACTACACCAGGCAGATTGTCTCTGGTCTTGCTTATTTGCATGGAAGGAATACAGTGCACAG GGACATCAAAGGGGCTAACATATTAGTAGACCCTAATGGTGAAATTAAGTTGGCAGACTTTGGCATGGCTAAGCAT ATTACTTCTTGTTCCTCGATGCTCTCTTTCAAGGGAAGCCCTTACTGGATGGCACCTGAA GTTGTAATGAATACGAATGGCTACAGTCTTGCTGTGGACATATGGAGCCTGGGATGTACTATTCTTGAAATGGCCACGTCAAAACCACCTTGGAGCCAGTATGAAGGG GTGGCTGCAATATTCAAAATCGGGAACAGCAAAGATATGCCAGATATACCTGATTATCTGTCTAATGATGCgaaaagttttgtgaaattatgCTTGCAACGAGATCCGTCTGCTCGTCCGACTGCTGCACAATTGTTAGATCATTCTTTTATTCGAGATCAAGCAACTACAGGAGTTGCTAACATAAGCATTACTAGGGAGGCCTTTCCTCACAACTTTGATGGAAGTCGAACACCG CCTATCTTGGAGCTCCATTCCCAAAGACCAAGTATCACGTCTGACGTAGAATATGCATCAAGGCCGATGGTAACGACAAGACTTATGAACAACCCTAG GGATAATGTAAGAACGATCACATCTTTGCCTGTATCTCCTTGTTCCAGCCCATTGCGTCAATATGGACCAGCGCACAAGAGTTGTTTTCTCTCCCCTCCCCACCCAACCTTTCCCTTGGTCGGCGGACAAAGTAGTTACAACATAAACGACTATTCAGCGTACCCAGTGAGACCAAATTCAAGATATGCTCATGATCCTTGGTTCgataactctctattgaaagcTCAAACCCCTGGCGCTTCTCCTAGAGCTAGACATATACTTTGA